A genome region from Acinetobacter lwoffii includes the following:
- the tkt gene encoding transketolase, giving the protein MTTPLNERRIANAIRVLAMDAVQKANSGHPGAPMGMADIADVVWREFMNHNPTNPNWANRDRFVLSNGHGSMLQYALLHLTGYDLSIEDLKAFRQLHSKTPGHPELGYAPGIETTTGPLGQGIANAVGFALAEKTLAAQFNKDDIQVVDHFTYCFLGDGCLMEGVSHEACSLAGTLGLGKLIAYYDDNGISIDGEVEGWFSDNTEQRFLAYGWQVIKVDGHDADAIRQATLEAKAETAKPTIIICKTVIGLGSPNKQGKEDSHGAPLGHDEIVLTREALGWTDEAFVIPEDVYAAWDAKAKGAESEAAWNETFAAYAAKYPTEAAEFKRRLSGELPADFVAKADAYIAEVNAKAETIATRKASQNALQALVPLLPEVLGGSADLAGSNLTLWKGAQGLQDNPAGNYVHYGVREFGMTAIANGVALHGGFIPYVATFLMFMEYARNAVRMSALMKQRVIHVYTHDSIGLGEDGPTHQPVEQIASLRGTPNLNTWRPCDTVEAAISWKSALTRAEGPTALIFSRQNLPFQTRTQAQIENAAKGGYVLAEEKGELKAIIIATGSEVSLAMEAYAQLEGVRVVSMPCAEEFMKQDAAYREAVLPSNIRARVAVEAAHVDYWWKFVGLDGRVIGMTTYGESAPAKDLFQYFGITTEAVVAAVQEITA; this is encoded by the coding sequence ATGACAACCCCGCTTAATGAACGTCGTATTGCAAACGCAATTCGTGTATTGGCAATGGATGCTGTGCAAAAAGCAAACTCAGGACATCCAGGTGCTCCAATGGGGATGGCAGATATCGCTGATGTGGTTTGGCGTGAATTCATGAACCACAACCCGACCAACCCGAATTGGGCAAACCGTGACCGTTTTGTATTGTCAAATGGCCATGGCTCTATGCTTCAATATGCGCTTCTTCATTTAACGGGCTACGATCTTTCGATTGAAGATCTAAAAGCATTCCGTCAACTTCATTCTAAAACACCTGGTCACCCGGAATTGGGCTATGCGCCAGGAATTGAAACGACGACTGGTCCTTTAGGTCAAGGCATCGCGAATGCTGTTGGTTTTGCACTGGCTGAAAAAACCCTAGCTGCACAATTTAACAAAGACGATATCCAAGTTGTAGATCACTTCACTTACTGCTTCCTTGGCGATGGCTGTTTGATGGAAGGTGTTTCTCACGAAGCATGTTCTTTGGCAGGAACATTGGGTCTGGGCAAATTGATTGCTTACTATGACGACAATGGCATCTCGATTGATGGCGAAGTGGAAGGCTGGTTCTCTGACAATACAGAACAACGCTTCCTGGCGTACGGCTGGCAAGTGATTAAAGTTGATGGCCACGATGCAGATGCAATCCGTCAGGCAACTTTAGAAGCTAAAGCTGAAACTGCTAAACCAACCATCATTATTTGTAAAACTGTGATTGGTCTAGGTTCACCAAACAAGCAAGGTAAAGAAGACAGTCATGGTGCACCACTCGGTCATGACGAAATCGTCTTGACTCGTGAAGCACTAGGCTGGACTGATGAAGCATTTGTAATTCCTGAAGATGTTTACGCAGCTTGGGATGCGAAAGCTAAAGGTGCTGAATCAGAAGCAGCTTGGAACGAAACATTTGCTGCTTATGCTGCAAAATATCCAACTGAAGCCGCTGAATTTAAACGTCGTTTATCTGGTGAATTACCGGCTGACTTCGTTGCAAAAGCGGATGCCTATATTGCAGAAGTGAATGCCAAAGCTGAAACAATTGCAACGCGTAAAGCCAGCCAAAATGCATTGCAAGCACTTGTTCCATTATTGCCAGAAGTTCTAGGTGGTTCTGCGGATCTTGCAGGTTCTAACCTGACCCTTTGGAAAGGCGCGCAAGGCTTACAGGACAATCCGGCAGGTAACTACGTACACTATGGCGTACGTGAATTCGGTATGACTGCAATCGCGAATGGTGTTGCACTGCATGGCGGGTTCATCCCTTATGTAGCAACATTCCTGATGTTTATGGAATATGCACGTAATGCGGTACGTATGTCTGCATTGATGAAACAGCGCGTGATCCATGTGTATACGCATGACTCAATTGGTCTAGGTGAAGATGGTCCAACGCATCAACCTGTTGAGCAGATCGCATCCCTTCGTGGTACGCCAAATCTAAACACATGGCGTCCATGTGACACCGTTGAAGCAGCAATTTCTTGGAAATCTGCATTAACGCGTGCTGAAGGTCCGACCGCATTGATCTTCTCTCGTCAGAACTTGCCATTCCAGACTCGTACTCAAGCTCAAATTGAGAACGCTGCGAAAGGTGGTTATGTATTGGCTGAAGAAAAAGGTGAATTGAAAGCCATCATCATCGCCACTGGTTCTGAAGTATCTCTGGCAATGGAAGCTTATGCACAGCTTGAAGGCGTGCGTGTCGTGTCTATGCCATGTGCTGAAGAATTCATGAAGCAAGATGCAGCTTATCGTGAAGCGGTTCTTCCATCAAATATTCGTGCACGTGTTGCTGTTGAAGCTGCACATGTAGATTACTGGTGGAAATTTGTAGGTCTTGATGGTCGTGTTATCGGTATGACCACTTATGGCGAATCTGCACCTGCAAAAGATTTGTTCCAATACTTCGGTATTACCACCGAAGCAGTGGTTGCAGCAGTGCAAGAAATTACCGCTTAA
- a CDS encoding prepilin-type N-terminal cleavage/methylation domain-containing protein, which translates to MYQKAFTLIEVLIVLIIIAILVTMAFMSYQAYVVRNQLAEVFEQAGAYRTQFIASDQHCDAGRQIGGHGQYIEKVVINAACRIEFKIREQGVDMAIRGKSVAFDVHSDKCYSTDIQQRYLPKDCQGQ; encoded by the coding sequence ATGTATCAAAAGGCATTTACCCTGATTGAAGTGCTGATCGTGCTCATCATTATCGCGATTTTAGTGACGATGGCTTTTATGAGTTATCAAGCTTATGTCGTGCGTAATCAATTGGCCGAAGTGTTTGAACAGGCTGGAGCATATCGAACCCAGTTTATTGCTTCGGATCAGCACTGTGATGCCGGACGCCAGATTGGTGGGCATGGTCAATATATCGAAAAAGTCGTTATTAATGCCGCTTGCCGGATAGAGTTCAAGATACGAGAGCAGGGAGTCGATATGGCCATTCGCGGGAAATCAGTCGCTTTTGATGTTCATAGTGACAAATGTTATTCCACTGATATTCAGCAGCGCTATTTGCCTAAAGATTGTCAAGGACAATAA
- the metK gene encoding methionine adenosyltransferase produces the protein MREYAVFTSESVSEGHPDKMADQISDAILDAILKEDPYARVACETLVKTGAVVLAGEITTTANVDFEAIVRHTVNGIGYHHSDLGFDGSTCAVINMIGKQSPQIAQGVDRQKPEDQGAGDQGLMFGYASRETDVLMPAPISYAHRLMEKQAELRRNGTLPWLRPDAKSQVTFAYENGVPVRLDAVVLSTQHDPEITQANLKEAVIEEIVKKIIPADMFHADTKFHINPTGMFVIGGPVGDCGLTGRKIIVDTYGGMARHGGGAFSGKDPSKVDRSAAYAGRYVAKNIVAAGLADKCEIQVSYAIGVAEPTSISINTFNTAKVSEELIIALVREHFDLRPYGITRMLDLIQPMYKQTAAYGHFGREGSDTAFTWEKTDKVEALKASAGL, from the coding sequence ATGCGCGAGTACGCTGTATTTACTTCGGAATCTGTAAGCGAAGGCCATCCAGATAAAATGGCTGACCAAATCAGTGACGCTATTTTGGATGCAATCTTAAAAGAAGACCCATATGCACGGGTTGCTTGTGAAACGCTTGTAAAAACAGGTGCGGTTGTACTTGCCGGTGAAATCACAACGACAGCAAATGTTGATTTTGAGGCAATTGTACGTCATACCGTAAACGGAATTGGTTATCACCATTCTGATCTTGGTTTTGATGGTTCAACCTGTGCCGTGATCAACATGATTGGTAAACAGTCACCTCAAATTGCTCAGGGTGTAGACCGCCAGAAACCTGAAGATCAGGGTGCCGGTGACCAAGGTTTAATGTTCGGTTATGCAAGCCGCGAAACTGATGTATTAATGCCTGCGCCGATTTCATATGCGCATCGCTTGATGGAAAAGCAGGCTGAATTACGTCGTAATGGCACCTTGCCATGGTTACGCCCAGATGCAAAAAGTCAGGTAACTTTTGCTTATGAAAATGGCGTACCAGTTCGTTTAGATGCAGTCGTTCTTTCAACTCAACATGATCCTGAAATCACTCAAGCAAACCTGAAAGAGGCTGTGATTGAAGAAATCGTGAAGAAAATCATTCCTGCTGACATGTTCCATGCAGACACCAAATTCCACATCAACCCAACGGGTATGTTTGTGATCGGTGGTCCTGTAGGTGACTGTGGTTTGACTGGCCGTAAAATTATCGTAGATACCTACGGCGGTATGGCACGTCACGGCGGTGGTGCTTTCTCTGGTAAAGATCCATCTAAAGTTGACCGCTCTGCTGCGTATGCAGGTCGTTATGTGGCGAAAAACATCGTTGCTGCTGGCTTGGCTGACAAGTGTGAGATTCAGGTGTCTTATGCGATTGGTGTTGCTGAGCCAACTTCAATTTCAATCAATACATTCAATACTGCAAAAGTCTCTGAAGAATTGATTATTGCACTGGTTCGTGAACATTTCGACTTACGTCCATATGGCATTACCCGTATGCTTGACCTGATCCAGCCAATGTATAAGCAAACTGCTGCTTATGGTCACTTCGGTCGTGAAGGTTCAGATACTGCATTTACTTGGGAAAAAACTGACAAAGTGGAAGCGCTTAAAGCCTCTGCTGGTCTATAA
- a CDS encoding YeeE/YedE family protein, giving the protein MSVIVAASQRSNISVWAAFILLIIGTIGAYQIVGLNQALLFLVGGALGMTLYHASFGFTSSWRVFIKERRGRGLRAQMIMLALAVLLFFPALGAGELFGNPVKGNVNPVSMSVMIGAFIFGIGMQLGGGCASGTLYTVGGGSARMLVTLLFFCIGSVIATSHLDWWFALPHLKPISLVESLGVLPGLLLSFIVFAIIAAATVYFEKKRHGSLEIEPRSEYQGWKRFIRGPWPLIWGGIILTLLNFATLALAGRPWGVTSALAVWGAKGASLVGVDVASWDYWQRAGNAKALAESLWFDITSMMNFGIMLGALLAASLAGKFAPNFNIPKRSLIAAVVGGIMLGYGARLAYGCNIGAYFSGIASGSLHGWLWLVFAFIGNGIGVKLRPIFFPDEKPQSEKLTGC; this is encoded by the coding sequence ATGTCAGTCATTGTTGCTGCTTCCCAACGGTCGAATATTTCGGTCTGGGCAGCTTTTATTTTGCTTATCATAGGTACAATCGGTGCCTATCAAATCGTAGGCTTAAATCAGGCCCTATTATTTTTGGTTGGTGGTGCACTGGGCATGACCCTGTACCATGCTTCATTTGGTTTTACTTCGAGCTGGCGTGTCTTTATCAAGGAACGTCGCGGCCGTGGTTTACGTGCGCAGATGATTATGCTGGCGCTGGCAGTTTTACTGTTCTTCCCCGCTTTAGGTGCAGGTGAATTGTTCGGCAACCCAGTCAAAGGCAATGTTAACCCCGTTTCCATGTCAGTCATGATTGGTGCCTTTATTTTCGGTATCGGTATGCAACTTGGTGGCGGCTGTGCATCCGGTACCCTTTATACCGTAGGTGGTGGTAGCGCACGTATGCTGGTGACGCTCTTGTTCTTCTGTATCGGGTCAGTGATTGCGACCTCGCACCTTGACTGGTGGTTTGCCCTTCCGCATCTTAAACCCATTTCTCTAGTAGAAAGTTTAGGCGTCCTCCCTGGATTGCTGTTGAGCTTTATCGTTTTTGCCATCATTGCTGCGGCGACTGTTTATTTCGAAAAGAAACGTCATGGCAGCCTGGAAATTGAGCCACGCAGTGAATATCAGGGCTGGAAGCGCTTTATTCGTGGTCCATGGCCTTTGATTTGGGGCGGTATTATCCTGACCTTACTCAACTTTGCTACTTTGGCACTGGCAGGTCGTCCTTGGGGCGTGACCTCTGCACTGGCTGTGTGGGGTGCCAAAGGTGCAAGTCTTGTAGGTGTTGATGTAGCCTCTTGGGATTATTGGCAAAGAGCAGGCAATGCCAAAGCACTGGCAGAATCATTATGGTTTGATATTACCTCAATGATGAACTTCGGTATCATGCTGGGTGCTTTGTTGGCGGCGAGTCTGGCAGGTAAATTTGCGCCGAATTTCAATATTCCAAAACGTTCACTGATTGCTGCTGTTGTAGGTGGCATAATGCTGGGTTACGGCGCACGCTTAGCTTATGGTTGTAATATCGGTGCATATTTCAGTGGAATTGCGTCGGGTAGTCTGCATGGCTGGTTATGGCTGGTCTTCGCTTTTATTGGTAACGGGATCGGGGTAAAACTTCGTCCGATTTTCTTCCCGGATGAAAAACCGCAGTCTGAAAAACTGACCGGTTGCTAA
- a CDS encoding TIGR03915 family putative DNA repair protein, which produces MASYCFDGSMTGLLSCVFRAFEFKEFNVIVTANPQAQTGLFDEFIHVASNDQHGQRVWQGLKQKVSSSSLRAFYYTFLSEQEAAFQTLFDFAVYVFQNQRPVDKDYGHTAVIGMSQWAKQVGREKHRMEAFVRFKKAKDGLFLSLVRPDFNVLPIISRHFQERYQDQSWLIYDEQRNYGIYYDLRQMHQVEMNAEIIDPQIRIGHSQSFSIELDDQELLYDQLWKDYFNSVNIQARKNMKLHIQYVPKRYWRYMNEKIL; this is translated from the coding sequence GTGGCAAGTTACTGTTTTGATGGCAGCATGACTGGTCTGCTCAGTTGTGTATTTCGTGCTTTCGAGTTTAAAGAATTTAACGTGATAGTGACGGCCAATCCTCAAGCACAAACAGGTTTATTTGATGAATTTATCCATGTGGCCTCTAATGATCAGCATGGGCAGCGGGTGTGGCAGGGATTAAAGCAGAAAGTATCTTCCAGCAGTTTGCGTGCTTTTTACTATACGTTTTTGTCAGAGCAGGAAGCAGCGTTCCAGACTCTTTTTGATTTTGCAGTCTATGTCTTTCAAAACCAGCGTCCAGTCGATAAAGATTATGGTCATACTGCGGTGATCGGCATGTCGCAATGGGCCAAGCAAGTGGGGCGGGAAAAGCATCGTATGGAGGCTTTTGTACGCTTTAAAAAAGCCAAAGATGGTTTGTTTCTGAGTCTGGTCAGACCGGATTTTAATGTCTTGCCGATTATTTCCCGACATTTTCAGGAGCGTTATCAGGATCAAAGCTGGCTGATTTATGACGAGCAGCGTAATTACGGTATTTATTATGATTTAAGGCAAATGCATCAGGTCGAGATGAACGCTGAAATAATTGATCCACAAATCCGGATTGGTCATAGTCAGTCATTCAGTATTGAATTGGATGATCAAGAGCTGCTATATGATCAGCTCTGGAAAGATTATTTCAACAGTGTGAATATTCAGGCGCGCAAGAACATGAAATTGCATATTCAATATGTGCCAAAGCGCTACTGGCGTTATATGAATGAGAAAATACTTTAA
- a CDS encoding putative DNA modification/repair radical SAM protein — MSDRIREKLQILADAAKYDVSCSSSGSTRKNKDKGVGNTGSGICHSYTEDGRCVSLLKILFSNVCIFDCSYCVSRRSNDVQRAAFTVQEVVDLTMNFYRRNYIEGLFLSSGIFKSADHTMERMLQVVKKLRLEENFNGYIHLKTIPGASQEIITEAGLYVDRMSINLEMPTEAGLQKFAPEKTHAEVQKDLGIVRDRLIQLKDERKLIKSVPKFVPAGQTTQMVVGAHSETDQDIILMADRHYKEFKLKRVYFSGYIPINPEEKALPAIGSAPPLLRENRLYQSDWLMRFYGFAADEIVDEQHPNLELDIDPKLSWALRHPEAFPVDINRADYKMILRVPGIGVRSAQKIVQARRFGQIHIDQLKRMGVAYNRAQHFIRCADTPKFKKDQQSHQIRQQILMSGQSKYQQQLSPQLGLGF; from the coding sequence ATGTCTGATCGTATCCGTGAAAAACTGCAAATTTTAGCCGATGCTGCGAAGTATGATGTGTCTTGTTCATCTAGTGGTAGCACCCGTAAAAATAAAGACAAGGGTGTGGGCAATACCGGGAGTGGTATCTGTCATAGTTATACCGAAGATGGCCGCTGTGTGTCCTTATTGAAAATTCTGTTCTCTAATGTCTGTATTTTTGACTGTTCCTATTGTGTTTCGCGCCGTTCCAATGACGTCCAGCGTGCAGCATTTACCGTGCAGGAAGTCGTCGATCTGACCATGAATTTTTATCGGCGTAATTATATTGAGGGGCTGTTTCTCAGTTCGGGAATTTTTAAATCGGCCGATCACACCATGGAACGGATGCTACAGGTGGTCAAAAAACTTAGACTCGAAGAAAACTTTAATGGCTATATCCATCTGAAAACTATTCCGGGTGCATCACAGGAGATCATTACCGAAGCCGGACTGTATGTCGACCGTATGAGTATTAATCTTGAAATGCCGACGGAAGCGGGACTGCAAAAATTTGCGCCTGAGAAAACCCATGCCGAAGTACAAAAAGACTTGGGCATTGTACGCGACCGGTTGATCCAGCTCAAAGATGAACGCAAGCTGATCAAGTCCGTTCCAAAATTTGTACCTGCCGGACAAACCACACAGATGGTGGTGGGCGCGCATAGTGAAACCGATCAGGACATTATTTTAATGGCTGATCGGCATTATAAGGAATTCAAGCTGAAACGGGTGTATTTCTCTGGTTATATTCCGATTAACCCTGAAGAGAAAGCCTTACCCGCCATTGGCTCAGCACCACCATTATTAAGAGAAAATCGTCTGTATCAATCTGACTGGCTAATGCGTTTTTATGGCTTTGCTGCTGATGAAATTGTCGATGAGCAGCATCCGAATCTGGAGCTGGATATTGATCCCAAACTCAGTTGGGCCTTGCGTCATCCTGAAGCCTTTCCAGTCGATATTAACCGTGCCGACTATAAAATGATTCTACGGGTACCCGGTATAGGTGTACGTTCTGCCCAGAAAATTGTACAGGCCCGCCGTTTTGGACAGATTCATATTGACCAGCTAAAACGCATGGGCGTGGCTTATAACCGGGCGCAGCATTTTATCCGCTGTGCAGATACACCGAAATTTAAGAAAGATCAGCAGTCCCATCAGATTCGCCAGCAAATTTTGATGTCAGGACAATCCAAATATCAGCAGCAACTTTCACCTCAATTAGGATTGGGTTTCTAG